A stretch of Sulfurimonas autotrophica DSM 16294 DNA encodes these proteins:
- the pheT gene encoding phenylalanine--tRNA ligase subunit beta yields MIVTKSWLNEWIDLEGISTQELAKTFNSIGLEVDRIHEYQVPAKIVFGKVLECEKHPDADKLNICKVDIGSCVRQIVCGASNVRAGLYVVVATVGAIMPSGLAIKPVKLRGVDSEGMICSASEIGLPDLGKGIMELDESIGKFVLGQEVNENPLFNDDLIEIELTANRGDCLSIRGVARDLSAAFDRPIKEYEKTDNDEKRGIGRILYLSHEKDLDVNLRYKAIDLKELTLPFIVKLRLGQIEDTRKCDVEAITLYVTHSTGVILRAYKHEFFTNDDEPMAKVILGEDKNNYACIKTQDGKIASIVGIIQKDESKVTKNEGVVLLEASYIPPDIISKKMSQSKIESGPMFYKTSRGSEPELTGGLSYCIDLIEANSVSSTFSGSIELSNSFKEKIVIVTKQEIDAIIGADIDKVVITKILKNLGFDVSKSSVDKFVVSVPQFRHDIVNKQDIVEEIVRMVGIDNIPSKPFALQEANRLEDNYFEYKKRSLFRHRCAQSGFFESVHFVFDEKKVLESYGFETTKKELELLNPIVQTLDTLRPTLLTGLLKAASANVKNGYASVKLFEIGSVFTPLREESYKISFIFSGDKENESLANSGKPQKVDFAFFTQKIADIIGDVELSEYETKHKLSHTYQSAQVFLKGEAVGELFRVHPEVEKAYDLDTTFMCELDFAKIPYGLKTAQQKSKYQASFRDLSIIMPKDMSYEKVKDVINAHALKEVVRFYPVDRYSDESLGENMSLSLRFVLQSDEKTLEEEDITSAMNSILNALNSELGIGLR; encoded by the coding sequence ATGATAGTTACTAAGAGTTGGTTAAATGAGTGGATTGATCTTGAAGGGATTTCAACACAGGAATTAGCTAAGACTTTTAACTCTATTGGTCTTGAGGTTGACAGAATTCACGAGTATCAAGTGCCTGCAAAAATAGTTTTCGGAAAAGTTTTAGAGTGTGAAAAACATCCCGATGCAGATAAATTAAATATTTGTAAAGTAGATATCGGTTCATGTGTACGCCAAATTGTATGCGGTGCATCAAATGTAAGAGCAGGTCTTTATGTAGTTGTGGCAACTGTAGGTGCCATAATGCCATCAGGTCTTGCTATAAAACCGGTAAAACTGCGCGGTGTTGATTCAGAGGGTATGATATGTTCAGCGTCTGAAATTGGTCTGCCTGATTTGGGCAAAGGAATCATGGAACTCGATGAGAGCATTGGGAAATTTGTGCTCGGTCAAGAAGTAAACGAGAATCCTCTTTTTAATGATGATTTAATTGAAATAGAACTCACTGCAAACCGTGGAGACTGTTTGAGTATTCGTGGTGTTGCACGAGATTTAAGTGCTGCATTTGACAGACCTATCAAAGAGTATGAAAAAACAGATAATGATGAAAAAAGAGGTATCGGACGTATTTTATATTTGTCGCATGAAAAAGATTTAGATGTAAATTTACGCTATAAAGCTATTGATTTAAAAGAGTTGACACTGCCATTTATTGTCAAACTGCGCCTTGGTCAGATTGAAGATACAAGAAAATGCGATGTAGAAGCAATAACACTGTATGTAACACACTCTACAGGTGTAATACTACGAGCGTATAAGCATGAATTTTTTACTAATGATGATGAACCTATGGCAAAAGTTATTCTTGGTGAAGATAAGAATAATTATGCTTGTATTAAAACACAAGACGGAAAAATTGCTTCTATAGTCGGAATTATTCAAAAAGATGAGTCTAAAGTGACGAAAAATGAGGGTGTTGTTCTTTTAGAAGCAAGTTATATTCCGCCGGATATTATCTCCAAAAAAATGTCCCAAAGTAAAATAGAATCTGGTCCGATGTTTTATAAAACATCAAGAGGAAGTGAACCGGAACTGACCGGCGGACTTTCTTACTGTATTGACTTAATAGAAGCAAATTCTGTATCATCAACATTTAGCGGAAGTATAGAGCTTTCTAATTCTTTTAAAGAAAAAATAGTTATTGTGACAAAACAGGAAATTGATGCAATTATCGGTGCCGATATAGATAAAGTTGTTATTACAAAAATTCTTAAAAATCTTGGTTTTGATGTTTCAAAATCATCTGTTGATAAATTTGTTGTGTCTGTGCCGCAGTTTCGCCATGATATAGTCAATAAGCAGGATATTGTAGAAGAAATTGTACGTATGGTAGGCATTGACAATATTCCGTCAAAACCTTTTGCTCTCCAAGAAGCAAATAGGCTTGAAGATAATTATTTTGAGTATAAAAAGCGTTCCCTTTTTAGACATAGATGTGCGCAAAGCGGCTTTTTTGAATCTGTTCATTTTGTTTTTGATGAGAAAAAAGTTTTAGAGTCTTATGGTTTTGAAACGACAAAAAAAGAGCTGGAACTTTTAAATCCTATTGTACAGACTTTAGATACGCTCAGACCGACACTTTTGACAGGCTTATTAAAAGCAGCATCCGCAAATGTAAAAAACGGATATGCATCAGTAAAACTTTTTGAAATAGGTTCTGTTTTTACACCTTTAAGAGAAGAATCATATAAAATATCATTTATTTTTAGCGGTGATAAAGAGAACGAAAGTCTTGCAAACAGCGGAAAACCGCAAAAAGTAGATTTTGCTTTCTTTACACAAAAAATAGCTGATATTATAGGTGATGTTGAACTAAGCGAGTATGAAACAAAGCATAAACTTTCACATACATATCAGTCAGCGCAGGTGTTCTTAAAGGGTGAAGCCGTAGGCGAACTTTTCAGAGTCCATCCTGAGGTTGAAAAAGCTTATGATTTAGATACAACTTTTATGTGTGAACTTGATTTTGCAAAAATACCTTATGGACTGAAAACTGCGCAACAAAAATCTAAATATCAAGCATCTTTTAGAGATTTAAGCATAATAATGCCAAAAGATATGAGTTATGAGAAAGTTAAAGATGTTATAAATGCACATGCTCTCAAAGAGGTCGTGCGTTTTTATCCGGTTGATAGATACAGCGATGAATCATTGGGTGAAAATATGAGTCTTTCTTTGCGTTTTGTGCTGCAGTCTGATGAAAAAACATTGGAAGAAGAAGACATTACATCTGCAATGAATTCTATATTAAATGCATTAAATAGTGAATTGGGAATTGGTCTGCGATGA
- the aroA gene encoding 3-phosphoshikimate 1-carboxyvinyltransferase, which translates to MSKVVVLPAQNFSLNISEIAPDKSISHRSVMFAMLSNGVNEIENFLRAEDTINSLEIVKNLGAKVEDDGKIIKISSSGIQEPFEILDCGNSGTGMRLFCGLLSSAEGHFVLTGDKYLRRRPMKRVTAPLISIGAKLDGRKNGDLAPLSIRGASLKAFDYESKIASAQVKSAMILAALRADGVCTYIEPELSRDHTERMLKGMGADIKVEGLKTTVTPLKNLLSPLKIRVPADPSSAFFFAVAAAIMPDSHVTLEGVTLNPTRIEAFKALERMGADISYELRDDKYEPVGNIHVKYAPLHGIVIEENISWLIDELPALSIAMACANGESLVKNAEELRVKESDRISTVVEGLRACNIEVDEYEDGYKIIGSKLQKAQVDSDGDHRIAMSFIIAGLKCGMEVTDLECINTSFPNFFELLQKITQVEFS; encoded by the coding sequence ATGAGTAAAGTAGTTGTCTTACCTGCACAGAATTTTTCTTTGAATATCTCAGAAATTGCACCTGATAAATCGATTTCACACCGCAGCGTTATGTTTGCAATGCTGAGTAATGGAGTAAATGAGATAGAAAATTTTTTACGGGCTGAAGATACGATCAACTCTTTGGAAATAGTAAAAAATCTTGGCGCAAAAGTTGAAGACGACGGTAAAATAATTAAAATATCTTCAAGTGGTATACAAGAGCCGTTTGAAATACTCGACTGCGGAAATTCGGGAACGGGTATGCGCCTTTTTTGCGGACTGCTGAGTTCTGCTGAAGGTCATTTTGTTCTAACCGGAGATAAATACCTCCGCCGCCGCCCAATGAAGCGTGTAACAGCACCGCTTATAAGTATCGGTGCGAAGCTTGACGGAAGGAAAAATGGTGATTTAGCACCGCTTAGTATTCGCGGTGCTTCACTCAAAGCTTTTGATTATGAGAGTAAAATTGCCTCTGCACAGGTTAAAAGTGCGATGATTTTAGCAGCTTTGCGAGCAGACGGTGTTTGTACATATATAGAACCGGAACTCTCACGCGATCATACGGAGAGAATGCTCAAAGGTATGGGAGCAGATATAAAAGTAGAGGGGTTGAAAACGACTGTTACGCCGTTAAAAAATTTACTCTCTCCTTTAAAAATCAGAGTTCCCGCTGACCCTTCGTCTGCTTTTTTCTTTGCTGTTGCGGCAGCTATAATGCCTGATTCACATGTAACCTTAGAAGGTGTGACACTTAATCCTACACGTATTGAAGCTTTTAAAGCCTTAGAACGTATGGGTGCAGACATCTCTTATGAACTGCGTGATGACAAATATGAGCCGGTCGGCAATATACATGTAAAATATGCGCCTCTACATGGAATTGTTATAGAAGAGAATATCTCATGGCTCATCGATGAACTGCCGGCACTCTCCATTGCAATGGCATGTGCCAACGGTGAGAGTCTTGTTAAAAATGCAGAGGAGTTACGGGTTAAAGAGTCTGACAGAATTTCTACTGTTGTAGAGGGACTTAGAGCCTGCAATATAGAAGTTGATGAATATGAAGACGGTTATAAAATTATCGGCTCTAAGTTGCAAAAAGCTCAGGTTGACAGTGACGGTGATCATAGAATTGCTATGAGTTTTATTATCGCCGGACTAAAATGCGGAATGGAAGTGACAGATTTGGAATGTATTAATACATCTTTTCCGAATTTCTTTGAACTTTTACAAAAGATTACACAGGTGGAATTTTCATGA
- a CDS encoding 4-hydroxy-3-methylbut-2-enyl diphosphate reductase, translated as MKIELAENYGFCFGVKRAIKIAEENTNAATYGPLIHNSKEIARLDNDFKVSLIEDFKAFQPGDKAIVRTHGIVKEELEDLEQSGVEVVDATCPFVTKPQEIAQEMSEEGYDVVIFGDEAHPEIKGVKSYATYGARVVTSVEELENVKLHERIALIAQTTRKVEEYMQIANYLIPRHKEVRVFNTICNATFENQDAVRKLSKKADIIIVIGGKNSSNTKQLFSIAKENCPNSHHIEDENELESEWFRDKKHCGVTAGASTPDWIIQNVINSIEKSIN; from the coding sequence ATGAAGATAGAATTAGCTGAAAATTACGGATTTTGTTTTGGTGTAAAACGTGCGATTAAAATTGCAGAAGAGAATACAAATGCGGCTACTTACGGCCCTCTGATTCATAACTCTAAAGAGATAGCAAGACTTGATAATGATTTTAAAGTCAGCCTTATTGAGGATTTTAAAGCGTTTCAACCGGGGGACAAAGCTATTGTCAGAACACATGGAATTGTAAAAGAAGAACTTGAAGATTTAGAACAAAGCGGCGTTGAAGTTGTAGATGCAACCTGTCCGTTTGTAACAAAACCTCAAGAGATTGCACAAGAAATGAGTGAAGAAGGCTACGATGTCGTTATCTTCGGTGATGAAGCACACCCTGAAATTAAAGGTGTAAAATCTTATGCAACGTATGGTGCGAGAGTTGTCACATCTGTAGAAGAACTTGAAAATGTAAAACTGCATGAACGCATAGCACTTATTGCACAAACGACGAGAAAAGTAGAAGAGTATATGCAAATAGCTAATTATTTGATTCCCCGCCATAAAGAGGTAAGGGTGTTTAATACTATCTGTAATGCAACCTTTGAAAACCAGGATGCTGTACGCAAACTCTCAAAAAAAGCAGACATTATAATAGTCATAGGCGGTAAAAACTCGTCAAATACAAAGCAGTTATTTAGTATCGCAAAAGAAAACTGTCCAAATAGTCATCATATAGAAGATGAAAATGAGTTAGAGAGTGAGTGGTTTAGAGATAAAAAGCACTGTGGTGTTACTGCGGGTGCCTCTACTCCGGACTGGATAATACAAAATGTCATCAATTCAATTGAAAAAAGTATAAATTAA
- a CDS encoding 30S ribosomal protein S1, translating to MAFDNESFEEEENFAEMFAASEKQQETSRIVEGEVVEIQADENRALVGVGDKLEGIISLDEIRDENGELKFNTGDKIKVMVMGYYNERPKISYKKVLEQEKTIEFIDAHKDDYEDLVVEGIITKKNRGGYVVEADAVSFFMPRSLAAFKDTDDVVGRKIKAQVVKIDPAENSIILSRRKLFNEERKKKKEIIDQLMAEDVIVEGVIKKITSYGMFVDVGGVDGLVHYNEISYKGPVNPSKLYKEGDVVTVKAISYDKDKRHLSLSIKAVQPDPWAEVESELDEGDTITVTVSNIEAYGVFVDLGNDIEGFLHISEITWNKNVKNPNDYLEVGQEIDVEVIEINSKTHKLRVSLKRLLPKPFDEFMKKYNEGDVVTGTVTSLTDFGAFVRIDGVEGLLHNQDISWDKNTKAKDVLKSGDEVEVKIAKINEDEQKISLNRKTLLESPIDKFATTHKVNSVVKGTIRDIKDFGVFVSLEDGVDALIRDEDLAPLVKEELEPGQEIEAAIANIDTRRDRIRLSVKKLDYIKNQEMLEEINDTESHSLGDLIKDKFK from the coding sequence ATGGCGTTCGATAACGAATCATTTGAAGAAGAAGAAAATTTTGCAGAGATGTTTGCTGCAAGTGAAAAGCAACAGGAAACTAGCCGCATCGTAGAAGGTGAGGTAGTAGAGATACAGGCTGATGAGAACAGAGCATTAGTTGGCGTAGGTGATAAGCTGGAGGGAATTATTTCTCTTGATGAAATCCGTGATGAAAACGGTGAACTGAAGTTTAATACCGGCGATAAAATCAAAGTAATGGTAATGGGATACTATAATGAGCGTCCTAAAATATCATACAAAAAAGTTTTAGAGCAGGAAAAAACAATTGAATTTATAGATGCACACAAAGATGACTATGAAGATTTAGTTGTTGAGGGTATAATCACTAAGAAAAACCGTGGTGGATATGTAGTTGAAGCAGATGCTGTTTCATTTTTTATGCCACGTTCATTAGCAGCGTTTAAAGATACTGATGATGTTGTAGGCCGTAAAATTAAAGCACAGGTTGTTAAAATTGACCCTGCTGAAAACTCAATCATTCTTTCACGTCGTAAACTTTTTAATGAAGAGCGTAAGAAGAAAAAAGAGATTATTGACCAGCTGATGGCAGAAGATGTTATTGTTGAAGGCGTAATCAAAAAAATTACCAGCTACGGAATGTTTGTTGATGTCGGCGGTGTTGACGGTTTAGTACATTACAATGAAATTTCTTATAAAGGTCCGGTTAATCCGTCAAAACTTTATAAAGAGGGTGATGTAGTTACTGTTAAAGCTATTTCTTATGACAAAGACAAGCGTCATCTTTCATTATCTATTAAAGCTGTTCAGCCTGACCCTTGGGCAGAAGTTGAAAGTGAACTAGATGAAGGTGATACAATTACTGTTACTGTTTCAAACATTGAAGCATACGGTGTATTTGTTGACCTTGGAAATGATATAGAAGGTTTCTTACATATTTCAGAAATTACTTGGAATAAAAATGTTAAAAATCCAAATGATTATTTAGAAGTAGGTCAAGAAATTGATGTTGAAGTTATAGAAATTAATTCTAAAACACACAAACTTCGTGTTTCATTAAAAAGACTTTTACCAAAGCCATTTGATGAATTTATGAAAAAATACAATGAAGGTGATGTTGTGACAGGTACTGTTACTTCACTTACTGATTTTGGTGCGTTTGTTCGTATTGACGGTGTTGAAGGTCTTTTACATAATCAAGATATATCTTGGGACAAAAACACAAAAGCTAAAGATGTATTAAAATCCGGTGATGAAGTTGAAGTAAAAATTGCTAAAATCAATGAAGATGAGCAAAAAATATCACTAAACCGTAAAACTCTTTTAGAATCGCCAATAGATAAATTTGCTACAACGCATAAAGTGAACTCTGTAGTAAAAGGAACTATTCGTGATATTAAAGATTTCGGTGTATTTGTTTCACTAGAAGACGGTGTTGATGCACTTATTCGTGATGAAGATTTAGCTCCACTGGTAAAAGAAGAGTTAGAACCTGGTCAAGAAATAGAAGCTGCAATTGCAAATATTGATACTCGTCGTGACCGTATCCGCTTATCTGTTAAAAAATTAGACTATATCAAAAATCAAGAAATGCTTGAAGAGATCAATGATACTGAATCACACTCTCTTGGTGACTTGATAAAAGATAAATTTAAATAA
- the serA gene encoding phosphoglycerate dehydrogenase — MQKYTVVVCDHIHEAGLKMLQEDENINFIMAADVDKKELVETIIPQADVAITRSSTDVDEFFIEHATNMKAIVRAGVGVDNVNIPECSKKGIIVMNVPTANTIAAVELTMTHMLSCMRMFPYSHDHLKNQRIWKREKWYGYELKGKKLGIIGFGNIGSRVAKRAKAFEMDIVAYDPYINPSKVTDLEMTYTKNFDDILACDVITIHTPKNQETINIIDKEEVAKMKDGVVLVNCARGGLYNEDALYDGLKSGKIRFAGIDVFVKEPAINNKLLDLDNIVVSPHLGANTYESQYNIGTQAAGNAIAAAKGIAYPNAMNLPIDESKIPPFVKPFLEMGQKIGFLESQINKSKIVSIKVKGQGDIANYIDSLATFVTVGALSHSTESINYVNADFVAKEKGIEVESVNLGDSEVYKNLITVKITTNEGTTSVSATIFEDGLQRIVATDGFDIEFPVKGDIIFFKNSDVPGVIGSVGTILANNNVNISDFSLARNEQSEALAVILVDNAVNDTTLSELASLDACISVNYARL, encoded by the coding sequence ATGCAAAAATATACAGTAGTCGTATGTGACCATATCCATGAAGCCGGTTTAAAAATGCTTCAAGAAGATGAAAATATTAACTTTATCATGGCAGCAGACGTTGATAAAAAAGAGCTGGTTGAAACTATTATTCCACAAGCTGATGTAGCAATTACCAGAAGTTCAACAGATGTAGATGAGTTTTTTATAGAGCATGCTACAAATATGAAAGCTATTGTTCGCGCCGGTGTAGGTGTTGATAATGTGAATATTCCTGAATGTTCTAAAAAAGGTATTATCGTAATGAATGTACCGACTGCCAATACAATCGCAGCGGTTGAACTTACAATGACACATATGCTTTCATGTATGAGAATGTTTCCATATTCTCATGATCATTTAAAAAATCAAAGAATTTGGAAACGTGAAAAATGGTACGGTTATGAATTAAAGGGTAAAAAACTCGGTATCATCGGTTTTGGTAATATCGGCTCTCGCGTAGCAAAACGCGCAAAAGCTTTTGAGATGGACATCGTTGCATATGACCCATATATCAACCCTTCAAAAGTAACCGATTTAGAAATGACATATACGAAAAATTTTGATGATATTTTGGCTTGTGATGTTATAACAATTCATACACCGAAAAATCAAGAAACGATTAATATCATTGATAAAGAAGAAGTTGCAAAAATGAAAGACGGTGTCGTTCTTGTAAACTGTGCAAGAGGCGGCTTGTATAATGAAGATGCTCTTTATGACGGTCTAAAATCAGGTAAAATCCGTTTTGCCGGTATAGATGTATTTGTAAAAGAACCGGCGATTAATAACAAGCTTCTTGACTTGGATAATATCGTAGTTTCTCCTCACTTAGGAGCAAATACGTATGAGTCTCAGTACAATATTGGTACGCAGGCAGCTGGAAATGCTATTGCTGCAGCAAAAGGCATAGCATATCCAAATGCAATGAATCTGCCGATAGATGAGAGTAAAATACCTCCTTTTGTTAAACCGTTTTTAGAAATGGGTCAAAAAATAGGTTTCTTAGAATCTCAGATAAATAAATCAAAAATAGTATCTATAAAAGTAAAAGGACAGGGCGATATTGCAAACTATATTGATTCTCTTGCAACTTTTGTAACTGTCGGTGCACTTAGCCACTCTACGGAATCAATTAACTATGTCAATGCTGACTTTGTTGCCAAAGAAAAAGGTATAGAAGTAGAGTCTGTAAACCTTGGTGACTCAGAAGTGTATAAAAACCTTATTACTGTAAAAATCACTACAAATGAAGGAACAACCTCTGTTTCTGCTACAATTTTTGAAGACGGACTGCAGCGTATTGTAGCGACTGACGGTTTTGATATAGAGTTCCCGGTAAAAGGCGATATTATTTTCTTTAAAAACTCGGATGTTCCGGGTGTGATTGGAAGTGTTGGAACTATACTTGCAAATAACAATGTGAATATTTCAGATTTTTCTTTGGCAAGAAATGAACAGTCAGAAGCACTTGCAGTGATTTTAGTAGATAATGCGGTAAATGATACGACACTCAGTGAATTAGCATCTTTAGATGCCTGCATAAGCGTTAACTACGCCCGTTTATAA
- a CDS encoding enoyl-ACP reductase: protein MKDKTLFVSGGTRGIGKAIVYAFAKEGCNVAFTYASSADTANEIIADIEANYGVKCRAYKLDILEPNTYKDVYKEFDEDFDRLDYFISNAIISGRAVVGGFGPFMRLKPKGLNNIYTATVDAFVVGAQEAAKRMEKTGGGSIISMSSTGNLVYTPNYAGHGTNKAAVEAMVRYAAAELGEKGIRVNAVSGGPIDTDALKAFPNYEEVKAEVVKRSPLSRMGVPEDLTGACKFLCTNESSWLTGQTIVIDGGTTFQ, encoded by the coding sequence ATGAAAGATAAAACTCTCTTTGTAAGCGGCGGAACGCGCGGAATCGGGAAAGCAATCGTATATGCTTTTGCAAAAGAAGGCTGTAATGTAGCTTTTACATATGCATCAAGTGCTGATACGGCAAATGAGATTATTGCTGATATTGAAGCAAACTACGGTGTAAAATGTCGCGCATACAAATTAGATATATTAGAGCCCAACACATATAAAGATGTTTATAAAGAGTTTGATGAAGATTTTGACAGACTTGATTATTTTATATCAAATGCAATCATTTCAGGTCGTGCCGTTGTCGGCGGATTTGGGCCATTTATGAGGCTCAAGCCAAAAGGACTTAATAATATTTACACTGCCACTGTCGATGCCTTTGTCGTCGGTGCTCAAGAAGCTGCAAAAAGAATGGAAAAAACAGGCGGCGGAAGCATCATCTCAATGAGTTCTACAGGCAATCTTGTATATACTCCAAATTATGCAGGTCACGGAACAAACAAAGCTGCTGTTGAAGCTATGGTGCGTTATGCTGCTGCTGAACTTGGTGAAAAAGGAATTCGCGTGAATGCTGTAAGCGGCGGACCGATTGATACCGATGCATTAAAAGCATTTCCAAATTATGAAGAAGTAAAAGCGGAAGTTGTCAAACGTTCACCGCTTTCTCGTATGGGTGTACCTGAGGATTTAACGGGAGCATGTAAGTTTTTATGTACTAACGAGTCATCTTGGCTGACAGGTCAAACAATAGTAATAGACGGCGGAACTACTTTTCAATAG
- the dapA gene encoding 4-hydroxy-tetrahydrodipicolinate synthase, with translation MNIVTGSSTALITPFKNGKLDEQKYAELIKRQINNGMDAVCPVGTTGESATLTHDEHKRCIEIAVEVCKNTQTKVLAGAGSNATHEAIEIAKHAQSCGVDAIFSVSPYYNKPSQEGLYQHYKAIAEAVSELPFMLYNVPGRTGVDISADTTIRLFDDVKNIYGVKEATGSLERTVELLSRRPELKVFSGDDAIDYPILANGGAGITSVTSNLMPDLKSELVRKALSGDFIGSKAINDKLYPLNKVMFCEANPIPVKAAMYIAGLTETLEYRLPLVAPSKENMKKIEDVMKNYDIKGL, from the coding sequence ATGAATATAGTAACAGGTTCTTCAACCGCACTTATTACTCCATTTAAAAATGGAAAACTTGATGAACAAAAATATGCTGAACTTATCAAACGTCAAATCAACAATGGTATGGATGCAGTTTGTCCAGTTGGGACAACAGGCGAGAGCGCGACACTTACACATGATGAGCACAAACGCTGCATAGAAATAGCTGTAGAAGTTTGTAAAAATACACAGACAAAAGTTCTTGCAGGTGCCGGAAGCAATGCAACGCATGAAGCCATAGAGATTGCAAAACATGCACAAAGCTGCGGTGTTGACGCTATTTTCTCAGTTTCACCATACTATAACAAACCTTCGCAAGAAGGTCTCTACCAGCACTACAAGGCTATTGCCGAGGCTGTAAGTGAGCTTCCTTTTATGCTCTACAATGTTCCGGGACGTACAGGTGTTGACATCTCTGCGGACACCACTATCCGTCTTTTTGATGATGTTAAAAACATTTACGGTGTTAAAGAGGCAACTGGAAGCTTAGAACGTACAGTTGAGCTGCTTTCACGCAGACCTGAGCTTAAGGTATTTTCCGGTGATGATGCTATTGATTACCCTATTTTGGCAAACGGCGGGGCAGGAATTACTTCTGTGACGTCAAACCTTATGCCTGATTTAAAATCAGAACTTGTACGCAAGGCACTCAGCGGTGACTTTATCGGTTCAAAAGCGATTAATGACAAACTCTACCCTTTAAATAAAGTGATGTTTTGTGAAGCCAATCCTATTCCGGTAAAAGCCGCAATGTATATAGCAGGGCTTACTGAAACACTCGAGTACAGACTTCCTCTTGTTGCTCCAAGTAAAGAAAATATGAAAAAAATCGAAGACGTAATGAAAAATTACGACATAAAAGGACTCTAA